Proteins found in one Aspergillus puulaauensis MK2 DNA, chromosome 8, nearly complete sequence genomic segment:
- a CDS encoding dihydrodipicolinate synthase family protein (COG:E;~EggNog:ENOG410PM2D;~InterPro:IPR002220,IPR013785;~PFAM:PF00701;~go_function: GO:0003824 - catalytic activity [Evidence IEA];~go_function: GO:0016829 - lyase activity [Evidence IEA]) — protein sequence MGSQSAAVNSQPHIPKAGVWCPAVTFFDHATDTIDLESQKKYYAYLSKTGLAGLVILGTNSEAFLLTREERAQLIAAAREAVGPDFPLMAGVGAHSTKQVLELAADAAAAGANYLLVLPPAYFGKATTPNVIKRFFSDVAKKAPLPVVIYNFPGVCNGVDIDSETITDIVRESANSSPNGVSNVVGVKLTCASVGKITRLSATFSPAEFAVYGGQSDFLIGGLSVGSAGCIAAFANVFPRTASKVYELYVSGKVTEAIELQKQAALAESPCKSGIASTKYATAIYTAKLAGIDGAEEKLKPRTPYEEPAEGAKKVVRNLMDGMAKVEVTF from the coding sequence atggGCTCCCAGTCCGCCGCAGTCAACTCGCAGCCCCATATCCCCAAAGCGGGGGTATGGTGTCCTGCAGTGACATTCTTCGACCACGCAACAGACACGATCGATCTAGAGTCGCAGAAGAAATACTACGCCTACCTATCCAAGACTGGCCTCGCcggcctcgtcatcctcggaACAAACTCCGAAGCCTTCCTGCTGACCCGAGAAGAGCGCGCGCAACTGATCGCCGCAGCCCGCGAAGCCGTCGGCCCTGACTTCCCCTTGATGGCAGGTGTAGGCGCCCACTCAACAAAGCAAGTTTTGGAATTAGCAGCAGATGCCGCAGCCGCAGGCGCAAACtaccttcttgtcctcccaCCCGCGTACTTCGGCAAGGCAACGACCCCGAACGTTATCAAGCGCTTCTTTTCCGACGTTGCTAAGAAGGCACCCCTCCCCGTCGTGATATACAATTTCCCCGGTGTCTGCAACGGCGTGGACATCGACTCCGAGACGATCACGGATATCGTGCGCGAGTCCGCGAATTCAAGCCCCAATGGCGTCTCAAACGTAGTTGGCGTGAAGTTAACTTGCGCGTCCGTTGGGAAGATCACACGTCTTTCAGCGACATTCTCGCCGGCTGAATTTGCCGTGTACGGTGGACAATCGGATTTCCTGATCGGCGGGCTGAGTGTCGGCTCCGCGGGGTGTATCGCAGCTTTTGCGAATGTGTTCCCACGCACGGCGTCGAAGGTTTATGAGCTATACGTGTCTGGGAAGGTGACTGAGGCGATTGAGTTGCAGAAGCAGGCTGCGCTGGCGGAGAGTCCTTGCAAGAGTGGTATTGCGTCGACCAAGTACGCGACGGCAATTTATACTGCGAAGTTGGCAGGCATTGACGGagcggaggagaagttgaagccTCGGACGCCATATGAGGAGCCCGCAGAAGGCGCAAAGAAGGTTGTACGGAATCTGATGGACGGCATGGCGAAGGTTGAGGTGACTTTTTAG
- a CDS encoding D-mandelate dehydrogenase-like dehydrogenase (COG:C;~EggNog:ENOG410PIZJ;~InterPro:IPR006140,IPR036291,IPR006139,IPR029753, IPR029752;~PFAM:PF00389,PF02826;~go_function: GO:0016616 - oxidoreductase activity, acting on the CH-OH group of donors, NAD or NADP as acceptor [Evidence IEA];~go_function: GO:0051287 - NAD binding [Evidence IEA];~go_process: GO:0055114 - oxidation-reduction process [Evidence IEA]) has product MAKPRVLHIGDPIKYNHDVYARFASQFEIIRPSTAERQRDEFIKALKENRWGEFHAVFRPFWNTGGEMGRWDRELIPLLPKSVKVMASAGAGYDWADVDVFAEHGITYCNGAAASSESVADMTLFLVLSVFRNLAWSHAAAISQNPRAFLDAHQNSPLTARNPRGHSLGIVGLGQIGYTIAQKVHTALGMKILYHDLFRKSAEIEKGIDATFYPDLDTMLGHADCVVVATPFAGETLMTGSRFAKFKRGGRFVNIARGSLVDEEALVAALDSGILAGAGLDVHASEPNVHPRLAAHPRVMMMSHNAGGTVDTHIGFERLAMENIEGLLVRGKALTPVNAHLIKSKSVL; this is encoded by the exons ATGGCCAAACCTAGAGTCCTCCACATCGGCGACCCCATAAAATACAACCACGATGTATACGCGCGCTTCGCCTCACAGTTCGAGATCATCCGGCCGTCCACCGCCGAGCGCCAGCGCGATGAATTCATCAAAGCCCTAAAGGAGAACCGCTGGGGCGAGTTCCACGCCGTCTTCCGACCATTCTGGAACACTGGTGGCGAGATGGGACGCTGGGATCGAGAGCTCATCCCTCTCCTGCCCAAGTCCGTCAAGGTTATGGCttctgctggtgctgggtaTGATTGGGCTGATGTGGATGTTTTTGCTGAGCATG GAATAACATATTGCAAcggcgccgccgcctcctccgagTCCGTGGCCGACAtgaccctcttcctcgtcctctccgtCTTCCGCAACCTCGCCTGGTCACACGCCGCCGCAATCTCCCAAAACCCACGCGCATTCCTCGACGCACACCAGAACTCACCCCTCACAGCCCGGAACCCACGCGGCCACAGCCTGGGAATCGTCGGCCTCGGCCAGATCGGATACACAATCGCCCAGAAAGTGCACACCGCGCTGGGCATGAAGATCCTATACCACGACCTGTTCCGCAAGAGcgccgagatcgagaagggcATCGACGCTACATTCTACCCGGATCTAGATACCATGCTCGGACACGCAGACTGCGTTGTTGTCGCGACGCCCTTTGCGGGCGAGACGCTTATGACGGGGTCGCGGTTCGCCAAGTTCAAGCGCGGCGGGCGCTTTGTGAATATCGCGCGCGGGTCGTTGGTCGATGAGGAGGCGCTGGTGGCGGCGCTGGATAGTGGCATTCTGGCGGGTGCTGGGCTTGATGTCCATGCGAGCGAGCCGAATGTGCACCCGCGGTTGGCGGCGCATccgagggtgatgatgatgagccaTAATGCTGGAGGCACGGTGGATACGCATATTGGGTTTGAGAGGTTGGCAATGGAGAATATTGAGGGGCTTTTGGTGAGGGGGAAGGCTTTGACGCCTGTTAATGCGCACTTGATTAAGAGTAAGAGTGTGTTGTAg
- a CDS encoding uncharacterized protein (COG:S;~EggNog:ENOG410Q1WC;~InterPro:IPR008521;~PFAM:PF05653;~TransMembrane:8 (i7-26o70-97i104-124o136-161i173-190o210-229i241-261o273-292i);~go_component: GO:0016021 - integral component of membrane [Evidence IEA];~go_function: GO:0015095 - magnesium ion transmembrane transporter activity [Evidence IEA];~go_process: GO:0015693 - magnesium ion transport [Evidence IEA]), with the protein MVVDDKFIGLSLAVLSSVAIGSSYVVTKKGLMFAAEKYGFTGDGFEYIRSPVWWCGTTILVSGELMNTAAYAFAPAVLVTPLGALSVLIGALMGAYFLKEDIKVLGKLGCATCLLGSVLLVLHAPGDKDIQTIDEILHLAIQPFFLLYCIFVTVFASYMIYKVAPVQGRTNPLVYISICSTVGSVSVMSVKAFGIAVKLTAGGENQFTHASTYVFALVLVVTTLTQMNYLNKAMSEFPASLVNAMYYVGFTTCTLSASIIFYQGLNTSNWTDIISMMCGFLLNFAGISLLTLSKTASSVSSKEGGMGSVREMSMRSLDLSQGRYDHVRTSSIELEHARVRPSSGPEEEES; encoded by the exons ATGGTGGTAGACGATAA ATTTATTGGCCTTAGTTTGGCAGTGCTTTCCTCGGTAGCCATTG GCTCGAGCTATGTCGTCACTAAAAAG GGCCTTATGTTTGCGGCTGAAAAGTACGGCTTCACGGGAGATGGCTTTGAATACATACGGAGTCCGGTATGGTGGTGTGGGACAACCATAT TGGTATCGGGGGAGTTGATGAACACCGCGGCATACGCCTTTGCTCCAGCAGTGCTGGTTACGCCGCTTGGAGCGCTGAGCGTACTCATCGG TGCCTTGATGGGCGCATATTTCCTCAAAGAAGATATCAAGGTCCTTGGAAAACTTGGATGTGCCACCTGCCTTCTGGGGTCGGTTTTGCTGGTGCTGCATGCTCCGGGCGACAAGGACATCCAGACGATTGATGAAATCCTACACTTAGCGATTCAACCAT TTTTCCTGCTCTACTGCATTTTCGTTACAGTGTTTGCCAGCTATATGATCTACAAAGTCGCGCCGGTACAGGGCCGGACGAACCCGTTGGTCTATATCTCGATTTGTTCGACGGTTGGATCAGTATCTGTCATGTCAGTCAAGGCGTTTGGGATTGCGGTCAAACTCACCGCGGGCGGAGAGAACCAGTTTACCCATGCGTCGACCTACGTTTTCGCGTTGGTATTGGTGGTCACCACCTTGACTCAGATGAACTATTTGAATAAGGCGATGAGCGAATTTCCCGCCTCGCT GGTGAATGCGATGTACTACGTTGGGTTTACAACATGCACCCTCTCCGCCTCAATAATCTTCTACCAAGGATTGAACACCAGTAACTGGACTGATATAATCTCGATGATGTGCGGATTCCTGCTCAACTTTGCGGGTATCTCCCTCTTGACACTCTCCAAAACGGCATCCTCTGTATCATCTAAAGAGGGTGGAATGGGGTCAGTGCGGGAGATGAGTATGCGCTCGCTGGACCTTTCTCAGGGGCGGTATGACCATGTGCGAACAAGTAGCATTGAACTTGAGCATGCTCGCGTCCGACCATCCTCTGgaccagaagaggaagaatcaTAA
- the URG1_2 gene encoding putative GTP cyclohydrolase II (COG:H;~EggNog:ENOG410PG38;~InterPro:IPR036144,IPR000926,IPR022163,IPR032677;~PFAM:PF00925,PF12471;~go_function: GO:0003935 - GTP cyclohydrolase II activity [Evidence IEA];~go_process: GO:0009231 - riboflavin biosynthetic process [Evidence IEA]), which yields MTEEDTNTPKGAETTIQSPTSASRYSKHIVLTTYPGQSGVDPIPLEWGAPDAKSRGPVIVSRSGAQLKRRNAMGAHGGSYSIYNALAIAAGDLDPDFRPNFLNTEPTFDFPWQPAWADKKKIVSMDPYGHDVVKYFRDEVTAGWDIRPTMAVTRANMKLAEIGEAIRDGHLEVDGTIVVDPTGEVRVSKVAVEPVWYLPGVAERFGVDEPTLRRTLFEHTGGSYPELITRPDLKIFLPPIGGLTVYIFGPPERISDENVKLALRIHDECNGSDVFQSDICTCRPYLAFGIREAIREAQNGGSGVVIYFRKEGRALGEVTKYLVYNARKRGGDTADKYFTRTENIAGVRDMRFQALMPDILHWLGIKKIDRMLSMSNMKHDAIVDSGIKIHERIPIPEDMIPDDSRVEIDAKINAGYFTTGKSYTMEELAQVRGRGWEKWEDITH from the exons ATGACTGAGGAAGATACAAATACCCCTAAGGGGGCCGAGACAACTATCCAATCCCCAACCTCCGCCTCGAGATACAGTAAGCACATAGTG TTGACAACATATCCCGGTCAAAGCGGTGTCGACCCCATCCCTCTAGAATGGGGCGCTCCAGATGCGAAATCTCGGGGACCTGTCATCGTCTCACGCAGCGGAGCACAGCTCAAACGTCGCAATGCTATGGGTGCCCACGGTGGGAGCTACAGTATCTACAATGCCTTGGCCATTGCCGCGGGAGATCTAGACCCAGACTTCCGACCAAATTTCCTGAATACCGAACCTACCTTCGACTTCCCCTGGCAACCGGCCTGggcggacaagaagaagatcgtgTCAATGGACCCTTATGGCCATGATGTTGTTAAGTACTTTCGGGACGAAGTCACCGCTGGTTGGGATATTCGGCCTACGATGGCGGTTACTCGTGCCAACATGAAACTTGCAGAGATTGGGGAAGCCATTCGCGATGGACACTTGGAAGTTGATGGGACAATTGTGGTAGATCCCACAGGGGAAGTGCGCGTCTCCAAGGTTGCAGTCGAGCCGGTTTGGTATCTCCCCGGAGTAGCTGAGCGGTTTGGAGTAGACGAACCAACTCTTCGTCGGACCTTGTTCGAGCACACCGGTGGTAGCTACCCAGAGCTGATAACGAGACCAGACCTCAAGATATTCCTTCCTCCTATTGGCGGGTTGACGGTTTATATCTTCGGACCCCCGGAGCGGATATCCGACGAGAACGTGAAGCTCGCTCTAAGAATCCATGATGAATGCAATGGCAGTGATGTGTTCCAATCAGATATCTGCACGTGCCGGCCCTACCTAGCATTTGGAATCCGTGAGGCTATCCGAGAAGCACAGAACGGCGGTAGCGGTGTTGTCATTTACTTCCGGAAAGAGGGCCGAGCGTTGGGAGAGGTGACCAAATATTTGGTCTACAATGCACGCAAACGTGGTGGTGATACCGCCGACAAATACTTTACTCGGACAGAGAATATTGCCGGAGTACGAGAT ATGCGTTTTCAAGCCCTCATGCCAGACATCCTGCATTGGCTGGGGATAAAAAAGATCGACCGGATGCTTTCAATGTCTAACATGAAGCACGATGCTATTGTTGATTCAGGCATCAAGATCCATGAGCGTATACCCATTCCCGAGGACATGATTCCCGACgactcgagagtcgagaTTGACGCAAAGATTAATGCCGGATATTTCACCACTGGCAAGTCATATACGATGGAAGAACTGGCCCAGGTGCGCGGACGAGGCTGGGAGAAGTGGGAGGACATAACG CATTAA
- a CDS encoding ferric reductase family protein (COG:P,Q;~EggNog:ENOG410PFX0;~InterPro:IPR017938,IPR017927,IPR013130,IPR013121, IPR039261,IPR013112;~PFAM:PF08022,PF01794,PF08030;~TransMembrane:7 (o20-45i110-130o142-161i182-202o214-234i246-267o273-291i);~go_function: GO:0016491 - oxidoreductase activity [Evidence IEA];~go_process: GO:0055114 - oxidation-reduction process [Evidence IEA]), producing the protein MGVDHLPPGQHRTHEVHPPMNVALAAPLFVLVGAFAILFLGRLAIALHRRRRLRAILKDGYQSRFTERNGFMAWINKHVLYAPLLSTRHSREFNLGGIHMGTLPLRIETVLLTGYLGINLAFFVCLIDWWEDYEELMYQLKYAAGHLAVMNTPALVLTAGRNNPLIPLLGIQFDAFNLLHRWVGRLAVVGAVVHVSCVIASKAAEVGVETTTQLIFHVPFFIYGLVAFLAFLLIAVQSTSPLRHAFYEAFLHFHILLAVAAFVGLWYHLRNLAQQWVLLGTIILWGLERAARLGSLVWRNWGKQRTIADVEVLPGNVARVNVALARTWKFKSGQYMYLYIPSLGLWTSHPFSVAWTATEETSVVDKADSNDSFNMLLNEKTRTTVSFLIKRRDGFTCKLLRKAIDSEACRFTATAFAEGPFGGLHSLSSYGTVMLIAGGIGITHPMSYMHEFMEGYSARTIAIRRVNLIWVVRSLDHLTWIQPWMTSLFTHPAVHTKEQHPFQFKGLGVSIHIYVTDRRCSEEYMADKSDSPWAFSAPPGVQVSIDFGKPCFGHIVAKERDSQVGAMAVTVCGPGGMGDDVRKAVRTVQGRKTVDLYEETFSW; encoded by the exons ATGGGGGTTGATCATCTGCCGCCCGGCCAGCACCGCACTCATGAGGTCCATCCTCCCATGAATGTAGCGCTGGCAGCACCGCTGTTCGTGCTCGTGGGCGCCTTTGCGATTCTTTTCCTCGGCCGTCTCGCGATAGCGCTGCACCGCCGGCGACGTCTCCGTGCGATACTGAAAGATGGTTACCAGTCGAGGTTCACAGAGCGGAATGGCTTCATGGCCTGGATCAACAAACACGTCCTCTACGCGCCGCTGCTGTCAACCCGGCATAGTCGCGAGTTCAACCTCGGGGGAATTCACATGGGCACCTTGCCGCTGCGGATAGAGACCGTGCTTCTCACCGGTTACCTTGGGATAAATCTAGCATTCTTCGTTTGCTTGATCGACTGGTGGGAGGACTACGAGGAACTGATGTACCAACTCAAGTACGCGGCGGGCCACTTGGCTGTGATGAATACGCCGGCGCTGGTGTTGACCGCTGGCCGGAACAATCCGTTGATTCCGCTGTTGGGGATTCAGTTTGATGCGTTTAATCTGCTGCATCGCTGGGTTGGTCGGCTTGCTGTGGTTGGTGCAGTTGTTCATGTCTCCTGTGTGATTGCGTCGAAGGCTGCGGAAG TTGGTGTGGAAACGACAACTCAGCTTATATTCCATGTTCCGTTTTTTATTTACGGACTTGTt GCCTTTCTCGCATTCCTTCTGATCGCAGTCCAATCCACCTCGCCCCTTCGCCATGCTTTCTACGAAGCTTTCCTCCacttccacatcctcctcgcagTAGCAGCTTTTGTCGGACTCTGGTACCACCTGCGTAATCTGGCACAGCAATGGGTGCTTCTTGGAACAATAATCTTATGGGGACTGGAG CGAGCCGCACGCCTAGGAAGCCTCGTCTGGCGCAACTGGGGCAAGCAACGCACAATCGCCGACGTCGAAGTTCTCCCCGGAAATGTCGCGCGGGTTAACGTCGCCCTCGCTCGAACCTGGAAGTTCAAGTCCGGCCAATACATGTACCTCTACATCCCGTCCCTGGGGCTGTGGACCTCGCACCCATTTTCCGTCGCCTGGACGGCAACCGAGGAAACCAGCGTGGTGGACAAGGCAGACTCCAACGACTCGTTCAATATGCTGCTCAATGAGAAAACGCGGACGACGGTGTCGTTCCTCATTAAGCGCCGGGATGGGTTTACGTGCAAGTTGCTGCGCAAGGCTATTGATTCGGAGGCGTGTCGGTTTACTGCGACGGCGTTTGCGGAGGGGCCGTTTG GCGGTCTTCATTCCCTGTCCTCCTACGGAACGGTGATGCTCATAGCAGGCGGAATCGGTATTACGCACCCAATGTCCTACATGCACGAGTTCATGGAGGGATACTCCGCGCGGACAATTGCCATTCGACGAGTGAACCTGATCTGGGTGGTTCGCAGTCTCG ACCACCTAACATGGATCCAACCCTGGATGACATCTCTCTTCACGCACCCCGCCGTACACACTAAAGAACAACACCCATTCCAATTCAAGGGCCTGGGCGTGTCAATCCACATCTACGTGACGGACAGGCGGTGCAGCGAGGAGTACATGGCCGACAAGAGCGACAGCCCATGGGCGTTCTCTGCACCGCCTGGGGTCCAGGTGAGCATTGACTTTGGAAAGCCGTGCTTTGGTCATATCGTAGCGAAGGAGAGAGATAGCCAGGTGGGTGCGATGGCTGTGACTGTGTGCGGGCCTGGAGGGATGGGCGATGATGTGAGGAAGGCCGTCCGGACGGTGCAGGGGAGGAAGACGGTGGATTTGTATGAAGAGACGTTTTCTTGGTAG
- a CDS encoding basic helix-loop-helix domain-containing protein (COG:K;~EggNog:ENOG410QDD9;~InterPro:IPR011598,IPR036638,IPR019006;~PFAM:PF09427,PF00010;~TransMembrane:1 (i413-436o);~go_function: GO:0046983 - protein dimerization activity [Evidence IEA];~go_process: GO:0032933 - SREBP signaling pathway [Evidence IEA];~go_process: GO:0045944 - positive regulation of transcription by RNA polymerase II [Evidence IEA]), whose product MGSDFQLFSPAQSRGKKSPQGDSGTDDAGQDWTEWMRWDDQAFSDAVKSLPLSPSVTSRQFDTRDKNIDIFPTGDFSPDIPLDCTNSFEPFLKQDNGGVVPSQTFFKDGADVFSANSVVSGSPLSTAIGQKRKSGSDDDGSTVSGMVQGPKKVPSKKRAHNVIEKRYRANLNDKIAELRDSVPSLRATKGSGDVVDDDDGEGVTPANKLNKASILSKATDHIKHLETRNKRLEDENTALKIRLRELEKAADQTLTSAASVSSPSNYTVSTESGASSSPSIFSNAEDSPTEHSPPSSSRPAAGMIKMPDSFKRMRTEPATNNLWSQSYIQPTSNGGSSQSGNTRRRSHYPNKYVLGTLAGLMVFEGLGKEKETDSTAKGLLALPLNYFKRLQIPPSLYWETMGPNFWSSWHAKAILHFLFLAILVLGSAFVVFVYLFNSGPGRQSSSKVSTPEVMLSSSNFRRQAWLTSVQRVGVPRHRFFHEWYVVTSRCFEYVIRCILGWKLYSSITGITAEDEKGRVKTWDIAIDAQLSGGDAEISKSRLVLTIFAAGTLPRSPMRMMLKALHCRILLWRVGVPGQWSYGVSNDVARSLARYQWDLARRKDATLPKDHEDALPPHLKALLGCESEDVMIDSITQRAANLTWNSPTQEGSDGDDAFLDVVEEDPAIQSSLDALAAWWSSHLLQRALLQYFEASARGPDTKKCRDMFKSKIQLALNVAPQPSAAHTRALVMMAVFFEQDRVKNIGAVLSALPKEKGKSKQNLAFNFLDSSLPVSVREEISIAVRCAMIAAIFTARSRDDTSLPESFTMEKAVTWFSQLPLDPVDLTLLGFSAVYHLLHVLASDTGYLSSSDSSRPSSPALKNSSSPWDSSDDQAEDEANDKPAITYKKILSQPVPLLGRVASELMYWAKNAYNPTFYGFTSDLVQIIEEECTSLCRGAGVDVADYSRLHRERLKAGQRKGRRKSKQTRPLKTVDESTQSAEGSAEGTRPRTDSDESQKLQTEPQPAPPQAGSSEKVG is encoded by the coding sequence ATGGGAAGTGacttccagctcttctccCCCGCCCAATCAAGGGGTAAGAAGAGCCCTCAGGGCGATTCGGGAACGGATGACGCCGGCCAGGACTGGACGGAGTGGATGAGATGGGATGACCAGGCGTTCTCTGATGCGGTCAAATCCCTGCCCTTATCCCCGTCTGTTACATCGCGACAGTTTGATACGAGGGATAAGAACATCGATATTTTCCCAACTGGCGACTTTTCTCCCGACATTCCCCTCGACTGCACGAACTCGTTCGAGCCATTCTTGAAGCAGGATAATGGCGGTGTTGTCCCATCACAGACCTTCTTTAAGGACGGCGCAGATGTTTTTTCGGCAAATTCTGTCGTGTCCGGGTCCCCTCTATCGACAGCTATCGGCCAGAAGCGAAAGTCTGGAAGTGATGACGATGGATCGACGGTTAGTGGCATGGTGCAGGGACCCAAGAAGGTTCCGTCAAAGAAGCGAGCACACAATGTCATTGAAAAGCGCTACCGTGCAAATCTTAATGATAAAATAGCAGAACTTCGAGATAGTGTTCCCAGCCTTCGTGCAACCAAGGGTAGCGGagatgttgttgacgatgacgatggggAAGGCGTTACACCAGCAAACAAACTGAACAAGGCGTCCATCCTATCCAAGGCGACAGATCACATCAAACACCTGGAAACCCGCAACAAGCGCCTCGAAGACGAGAATACTGCATTGAAGATCAGACTTCGTGAGTTGGAAAAGGCGGCAGATCAGACCCTAACCTCCGCAGCATCTGTGTCATCGCCTAGCAACTATACAGTATCCACGGAGTCTGGAGCAAGCTCATCTCCTAGTATCTTCTCGAATGCAGAAGACAGCCCGACTGAACACTCGCCcccttcatcgtctcgcCCAGCGGCGGGCATGATCAAAATGCCAGATTCCTTCAAGCGTATGCGAACCGAACCGGCAACGAACAACCTTTGGTCGCAGTCTTATATACAACCAACATCTAACGGCGGGTCATCACAGTCTGGCAATACTCGTCGACGGTCACATTACCCCAATAAATACGTACTTGGTACTCTTGCAGGATTGATGGTTTTTGAGGGGCTTGgtaaggagaaggagaccgACTCAACTGCCAAGGGGTTACTTGCACTTCCCTTGAATTACTTCAAGAGACTTCAAATTCCACCTTCTCTCTACTGGGAAACGATGGGTCCCAACTTCTGGTCATCCTGGCATGCTAAGGCCATTCTACATTTCCTATTCCTTGCTATTCTTGTTCTCGGCTCAGCTTTCGTTGTGTTCGTCTACCTTTTCAACTCGGGTCCTGGTCGACAAAGCTCGTCCAAGGTGTCTACACCGGAAGTCATGCTGTCTTCCTCGAACTTCCGGCGCCAAGCGTGGCTTACTAGTGTGCAACGGGTTGGTGTACCAAGACATCGGTTTTTCCACGAATGGTACGTCGTGACTTCACGATGTTTCGAGTACGTTATCCGGTGTATTCTGGGATGGAAGCTCTATTCATCGATTACTGGTATCACCGCGGAAGACGAGAAAGGTCGCGTAAAGACTTGGGACATCGCAATTGACGCCCAACTTTCTGGCGGCGATGCCGAAATTAGCAAGAGCCGACTGGTGCTCACCATCTTCGCTGCCGGCACGCTTCCTCGAAGCCCTATGCGGATGATGCTTAAGGCGCTTCACTGTCGCATCTTACtttggagagttggagtACCAGGTCAATGGAGTTACGGGGTATCTAATGATGTTGCGCGTTCTCTTGCGAGGTATCAATGGGACTTGGCGCGGCGGAAGGATGCAACACTGCCAAAAGACCACGAAGATGCCCTCCCTCCGCACCTCAAAGCCCTACTTGGATGCGAGAGTGAGGACGTCATGATCGATAGTATTACCCAAAGGGCCGCCAACTTGACCTGGAATAGTCCTACCCAGGAAGGGTccgatggcgacgatgctTTCTTGGACGTAGTAGAGGAGGATCCTGCTATCCAATCGTCTTTGGACGCCCTGGCGGCGTGGTGGTCGTCCCATTTGCTACAGCGGGCTTTGCTTCAGTATTTCGAGGCTAGCGCACGCGGGCCAGATACAAAGAAGTGCCGTGATATGTTCAAGTCCAAGATCCAGCTTGCCCTTAACGTTGCACCACAGCCTTCCGCAGCTCATACCCGTGCTCTCGTGATGATGGCCGTGTTCTTTGAGCAAGACCGGGTCAAGAATATCGGGGCCGTCCTATCTGCGCTGCCGAAGGAAAAAGGCAAGAGCAAGCAGAACCTGGCGTTTAACTTTCTGGATTCCTCTCTCCCGGTGTCCGTCCGGGAAGAAATATCCATTGCAGTTCGCTGCGCCATGATTGCAGCTATCTTCACCGCGCGATCGCGTGATGACACTTCACTGCCAGAGTCGTTCACCATGGAGAAAGCCGTTACCTGGTTTAGCCAGTTACCGCTTGACCCTGTTGATTTGACTCTTCTTGGTTTCTCCGCTGTTTACCACCTACTGCACGTTCTTGCTTCGGACACGGGCTACCTATCATCCTCAGACTCGTCACGACCGTCGTCACCAGCGCTTAAGAactcttcatcgccatgggACTCCTCGGATGAccaggctgaagatgaagccaaTGACAAACCGGCTATCACATACAAGAAAATCCTCTCTCAACCTGTCCCACTCCTAGGTCGTGTTGCATCGGAGCTTATGTACTGGGCCAAGAACGCCTACAACCCGACATTCTATGGTTTTACCTCCGACCTGGTTCAAATCATTGAAGAGGAATGTACCTCTCTTTGCCGGGGCGCAGGGGTTGATGTCGCTGATTATTCTCGTCTCCACCGGGAGCGGTTAAAGGCAGGCCAGCGCAAgggcaggaggaagagcaaaCAAACCCGACCGTTGAAGACAGTGGACGAAAGTACCCAATCTGCCGAGGGATCTGCCGAGGGTACCCGTCCGCGTACCGATTCAGACGAGTCTCAGAAGCTGCAGACAGAGCCCCAACCAGCTCCACCGCAGGCAGGATCCTCTGAGAAGGTGGGCTAG